Proteins encoded within one genomic window of Gloeobacter kilaueensis JS1:
- a CDS encoding carbon dioxide-concentrating mechanism protein CcmK, translating into MAVAVGMIETLGFPAVVEAADAMVKAARVTLVGYEKISSGRVTVIVRGDVSEVQASVAAGIDSIKRVSGGQLLSHHIIARPHENLEYVLPIRYTEEVEQFRDSVNAIRPYGRP; encoded by the coding sequence ATGGCTGTTGCAGTTGGAATGATTGAAACCCTGGGTTTTCCTGCGGTCGTCGAAGCGGCAGATGCGATGGTCAAGGCGGCCCGCGTCACGCTGGTCGGCTACGAAAAAATTAGCAGCGGTCGCGTCACGGTGATCGTGCGCGGCGATGTCTCCGAGGTGCAGGCTTCGGTGGCGGCGGGCATCGACTCGATCAAGCGGGTGAGCGGTGGGCAGTTGTTGTCGCACCACATCATCGCCCGGCCCCACGAAAACCTCGAGTACGTGCTGCCGATTCGCTACACCGAAGAAGTCGAACAGTTCCGCGATAGCGTCAACGCCATCCGTCCCTACGGCAGGCCCTAG
- a CDS encoding carbon dioxide-concentrating mechanism protein CcmK, translating to MPIAVGMIETKGFPAVVEAADAMVKAARVTLVGYEKIGSGRVTVIVRGDVSEVQASVSAGVESIRRVNGGELLSTHIIARPHENLEYVLPIRYTEEVEQFRT from the coding sequence ATGCCCATAGCGGTTGGAATGATCGAGACCAAGGGTTTTCCTGCGGTCGTCGAAGCGGCGGATGCGATGGTCAAGGCGGCCCGCGTCACGCTAGTCGGTTACGAGAAGATCGGTAGTGGCCGTGTAACGGTGATTGTCCGAGGCGATGTCTCCGAGGTGCAGGCTTCTGTTTCGGCTGGTGTCGAATCGATAAGACGTGTAAATGGCGGTGAATTGTTGTCCACCCACATCATCGCCCGGCCCCACGAAAACCTCGAGTACGTGTTGCCGATTCGCTACACCGAAGAAGTCGAGCAATTCCGGACTTGA
- a CDS encoding RuBisCO accumulation factor 1: protein MTETPADLAADNQALITLLQRKEGGWVQWGEACQKLQRSGYSPQTLFEQTGFEPPIQNQLIAAAQVYRGLAHNGAPASVLEQFTARGSEALYELRILTQPERLAAAELIALKNPPIEEVRELARALKDLGYLNRLPEGFTRSAGDAVAYRCWKLARQSTDLRERSGLIARGLRYAQSGTAREQLELLLTDFTVQRSRPGPRLPVYRPEAEELQPRILPVAGALPLAAEALKDAPQARPEGPFGVIAPAGTGGWAAVPGWQVIEQATDPVAVLCRGNQLGDASLERLPQVLVVIDRAVQQWDASRYVGFEQEGQLVIDWFESPPQVPLLGQIILVLLPRHIFDEEIAKDPWQIDE from the coding sequence ATGACGGAGACACCTGCGGATCTCGCCGCCGACAATCAGGCGTTGATCACCTTGCTGCAGCGCAAGGAAGGTGGTTGGGTACAGTGGGGAGAAGCCTGCCAAAAGTTGCAGCGCTCGGGCTATAGCCCCCAGACACTCTTTGAGCAGACGGGCTTTGAGCCACCGATTCAAAATCAGCTGATCGCCGCTGCCCAGGTGTATCGGGGACTGGCGCACAACGGTGCCCCGGCTTCGGTGCTCGAACAGTTCACCGCCAGAGGCAGCGAGGCACTCTACGAACTGCGCATCCTCACCCAGCCGGAGCGGCTCGCAGCCGCAGAACTCATTGCGCTTAAAAATCCGCCGATCGAGGAGGTGCGCGAGCTGGCTCGCGCCCTTAAAGATCTCGGCTACCTGAATCGGCTGCCAGAAGGTTTTACCCGCTCCGCTGGAGACGCAGTGGCCTATCGCTGCTGGAAGTTGGCCCGCCAGAGCACGGATCTGCGCGAGCGATCGGGCCTGATTGCCCGTGGCCTGCGCTACGCCCAGAGCGGGACGGCCCGCGAGCAACTGGAGCTGTTGCTGACTGATTTTACCGTCCAGCGCTCGCGGCCAGGGCCGCGCCTGCCAGTCTACCGTCCGGAGGCCGAGGAGCTGCAGCCGCGTATTCTGCCGGTTGCAGGCGCGCTGCCCCTTGCTGCTGAAGCCCTCAAAGACGCCCCCCAGGCCCGCCCGGAGGGGCCGTTTGGCGTGATTGCCCCGGCTGGAACAGGCGGTTGGGCGGCAGTCCCCGGCTGGCAGGTGATCGAGCAGGCCACAGATCCGGTGGCCGTGCTCTGTCGCGGCAATCAGCTGGGAGACGCTTCCCTTGAGCGGCTACCGCAGGTTCTGGTTGTGATTGACCGCGCTGTGCAACAATGGGATGCCTCGCGCTACGTTGGTTTCGAGCAGGAAGGACAGCTTGTAATCGACTGGTTTGAAAGCCCACCCCAGGTACCGCTTTTGGGCCAGATCATCCTGGTTCTGCTTCCAAGACACATCTTCGACGAAGAAATCGCCAAAGATCCCTGGCAAATCGATGAGTAG
- a CDS encoding ribulose bisphosphate carboxylase small subunit, with protein MQTLPKQRRYETLSYLPPLSDAQIGRQIQYMLDKGYIPAIEFNETSDPTEYYWTLWKLPLFGAQSVQDVLTEVRACRDSYPKNFIRVVGFDNVRQCQTVSFIVYKP; from the coding sequence ATGCAAACGCTTCCCAAACAAAGGCGCTACGAGACACTGTCCTATCTGCCGCCCCTCTCAGACGCGCAGATCGGTCGCCAGATCCAGTACATGCTCGACAAGGGCTATATCCCTGCTATCGAGTTCAACGAAACCAGCGACCCGACCGAGTACTACTGGACGCTCTGGAAGTTGCCGCTTTTTGGTGCCCAGAGCGTGCAGGATGTTCTTACCGAGGTCCGCGCCTGCCGCGATTCCTATCCGAAGAACTTCATCCGCGTCGTCGGCTTCGACAATGTCCGGCAGTGCCAGACGGTGAGCTTTATTGTCTACAAGCCTTGA